A region from the Pseudodesulfovibrio sp. JC047 genome encodes:
- a CDS encoding aldehyde ferredoxin oxidoreductase C-terminal domain-containing protein, translated as MPQILRINCRTKEYTFEDVGPYVNLGGRALTSRIINKEVPADCHPLSAENKLVFATGLLGGSTAANSGRLSVGTKSPLTGGIKESNSGGLFAHKMPKMDLLAIILEDKPAEEAPFSTLFITDDKVEFRDATDIVGMDNYPAHDKLLDEYGNKLIAAIIGPAGETVRTTATIQFTDPYKRPARSAGRGGTGAVMGSKKIKAIVLDPEFTNKVGPVDTEAFKTARSTWVKILKGHPVTSEGLPGFGTAILVNLVNEAGAMPTKNFRYGQCEHAADISGEKMAEIIESRKGKTTEGCHTGCIIQCSQQYNDADGNYLTSGFEYETIWAFGANALIKDFDDIATMDRICDEKGMDTIEAGNTIAVAMDGGIIPWGDGKAAIELLKKVGTDDPMGMIIGNGVQFAGGAFGVDRLPTVKRQSMPAYDPRAVKGVGVTYATTAMGADHTAGYGVTANLLGVGGTIDGLKKDGNIELSKNLQIATAAIDSMGFCLFVAFAVLDSENGVQTMADLVQAWTGNPFTADDLIALGVRAMQDEQAFNERAGFTKADDKLPRFFENEPLPPHNVTWDYDEDELQAAKA; from the coding sequence ATGCCTCAGATTCTCAGAATCAACTGCCGTACCAAAGAGTACACCTTTGAAGATGTCGGTCCTTACGTCAACCTCGGAGGTCGCGCTCTGACCTCCCGCATCATCAACAAGGAAGTTCCTGCAGATTGCCATCCGCTGTCCGCAGAGAACAAACTCGTCTTTGCAACCGGTTTGTTGGGAGGGTCCACTGCCGCCAACTCTGGTCGTTTGTCCGTGGGCACCAAATCCCCATTGACCGGCGGCATCAAAGAGTCCAACTCCGGCGGCCTGTTTGCGCACAAAATGCCAAAAATGGACCTGCTTGCCATTATTCTCGAAGACAAGCCCGCAGAAGAAGCCCCTTTTTCCACTCTGTTCATCACAGATGACAAGGTTGAATTTCGCGATGCCACCGATATTGTCGGTATGGATAACTACCCCGCTCACGACAAACTGCTGGACGAATACGGTAACAAGCTGATTGCCGCAATCATCGGACCAGCGGGGGAAACCGTGCGCACGACTGCGACCATCCAGTTCACTGACCCGTACAAACGTCCGGCTCGTTCCGCTGGTCGTGGCGGCACCGGTGCAGTCATGGGGTCCAAAAAGATCAAGGCCATTGTCCTTGATCCCGAATTCACCAACAAGGTCGGCCCGGTTGATACCGAAGCGTTCAAGACCGCCCGGTCCACCTGGGTCAAGATTCTTAAAGGCCATCCTGTCACATCCGAAGGATTGCCCGGTTTCGGAACCGCTATTCTTGTGAACCTGGTGAACGAGGCGGGAGCCATGCCCACCAAGAACTTCCGCTATGGTCAATGTGAACACGCGGCCGATATCTCCGGCGAAAAGATGGCTGAGATCATCGAATCACGGAAAGGCAAGACCACTGAAGGCTGTCACACTGGCTGTATCATTCAGTGCTCCCAGCAATATAACGACGCTGACGGCAACTACCTGACCTCTGGTTTCGAATACGAGACCATTTGGGCATTTGGCGCCAACGCACTGATTAAGGACTTTGACGACATCGCCACCATGGACCGCATCTGTGACGAAAAGGGAATGGACACCATCGAAGCCGGCAACACCATTGCAGTGGCCATGGATGGCGGTATCATTCCCTGGGGTGACGGCAAGGCTGCCATCGAACTGCTGAAAAAAGTCGGAACAGACGATCCCATGGGAATGATCATCGGCAACGGTGTTCAATTCGCAGGTGGAGCGTTTGGTGTTGATCGGCTTCCCACCGTCAAGCGTCAATCCATGCCTGCCTATGACCCGCGCGCGGTCAAGGGCGTCGGCGTGACCTACGCCACCACGGCCATGGGGGCTGACCACACCGCCGGATACGGCGTGACTGCCAACCTGCTCGGTGTCGGCGGAACCATTGACGGCCTCAAAAAAGACGGCAATATCGAGCTGTCCAAGAACTTGCAGATCGCCACTGCGGCCATTGATTCCATGGGCTTCTGCCTGTTCGTGGCCTTTGCGGTTCTGGATTCCGAAAACGGTGTGCAAACCATGGCTGATCTGGTGCAGGCCTGGACCGGCAATCCCTTCACCGCAGACGATCTGATCGCGCTGGGTGTTCGGGCCATGCAGGACGAGCAAGCGTTCAACGAACGCGCCGGATTCACCAAGGCGGACGACAAGCTGCCCCGTTTCTTTGAAAACGAACCGCTTCCGCCGCACAATGTCACGTGGGATTATGACGAAGACGAGCTTCAGGCCGCCAAAGCGTAA
- a CDS encoding MoaD/ThiS family protein, with protein MGIEIKCFATLAQFLPENSDEYPIETKETVRTLVAKLGIPKDDVTLIFINAARSDLDTELHDGDRVGLFPPVGGG; from the coding sequence ATGGGAATAGAAATAAAATGCTTTGCAACATTGGCGCAGTTCCTGCCGGAAAACAGCGATGAGTACCCGATTGAAACCAAAGAAACGGTTCGAACGCTCGTCGCAAAACTCGGTATCCCCAAAGATGACGTCACCCTCATTTTCATCAATGCAGCACGCTCCGACTTGGACACCGAACTACATGACGGCGATAGAGTGGGATTATTTCCACCGGTCGGAGGCGGTTGA
- a CDS encoding ThiF family adenylyltransferase — translation MKNLLAEIQASAKNSLLPWGETGAILPTADVSALATRHGMSGHDVERHALTEGIYPLRYLRNMQSFTTDAQINLLEATIAQVGLGGLGGNLLEQFLRMGVGTIRTADGDHFEESNLNRQELSTIETLNKSKARTAMVRATSVNPSVDFSATDTFLTTESLPEFLSGATVAIDALGGLESRLHLQKAAAQVGIPLVTGALAGWTGYVGVVMPGDIGPADIMGVDNEAEGILGCPAPAVALIASLMATQTFKVLTGDPSLMQQTMIIVDLATTTFETISI, via the coding sequence ATGAAAAATCTTCTCGCAGAGATCCAAGCATCGGCCAAGAACTCGCTGCTTCCCTGGGGAGAAACCGGAGCGATCCTCCCGACTGCCGACGTGTCAGCATTGGCGACACGACATGGCATGTCTGGTCATGATGTTGAACGACACGCTTTGACAGAGGGCATTTATCCACTCCGATATCTCAGGAATATGCAGTCCTTTACAACGGATGCCCAAATTAATTTGTTGGAAGCAACCATTGCGCAGGTCGGTCTCGGGGGCCTCGGGGGGAATTTGTTGGAACAATTCCTTCGGATGGGGGTTGGAACGATTCGGACCGCCGACGGCGACCACTTCGAAGAAAGCAACCTGAATAGACAGGAGCTTTCCACGATTGAAACTCTCAATAAATCCAAAGCTCGAACAGCCATGGTCCGCGCAACCTCGGTCAACCCGTCCGTCGACTTTTCAGCCACAGACACCTTCCTCACTACAGAATCACTTCCCGAATTTCTGTCAGGAGCCACTGTCGCCATTGACGCACTCGGCGGATTGGAATCCAGACTCCATCTGCAAAAAGCGGCCGCACAGGTCGGCATTCCCCTCGTGACCGGTGCCTTGGCCGGATGGACAGGATATGTCGGCGTGGTCATGCCCGGTGATATCGGCCCTGCGGACATCATGGGTGTTGATAATGAGGCAGAAGGCATTCTCGGTTGCCCGGCTCCTGCGGTCGCGCTGATAGCATCCCTCATGGCAACCCAGACTTTCAAGGTGTTGACTGGCGATCCCTCTCTCATGCAACAGACAATGATTATCGTGGACCTTGCCACGACGACGTTCGAAACGATATCGATTTAA
- a CDS encoding Tex family protein: MTSTHIQTISHELSLKPQHVKAVAALLDEGATVPFISRYRKEATGTMDEVKVAGVRDRLLELADFDKRRDAILASLTERDLLTEALQHAITTAQDKARLEDIYLPYRPKRRTRAAMAKERGLEPLAHTLMSQRGCDPHAEAKRFINPQKDVTDSEAALAGARDIIAENINENPKARAAMRTLFVKRGRFTSCVAKGQEDAGATYRDWFEWDEPLARIPGHRALAMFRGENEKHLKLSLRPPEEEATGLLHRSIVRGSGADSREVGKALDECYKRLLGPSMENEVRAEVKKRADAEAIGVFSANLRELLLAAPLGQKRVLALDPGFRTGAKLTVLDAQGALKEHTTIFPTGSKKQQDNARHTLTTLCSQYAVEAIAIGNGTAGRETESFVNELHLDIPVALVNEAGASIYSASEVARREFPDLDLTVRGSVSIGRRLMDPLAELVKIDPKSIGVGQYQHDVDQKALKKGLDDVVERCVNSVGVDVNTASRELLAFVSGLGPVLADNIIAYRDEHGPFTTRRQLLKVKRLGPKAFEQAAGFLRVTGKDPLDASAVHPERYALVKKMAKDANCTVKDLITDETRRTSIAIENYVSQNVGLPTLQDIMAELARPGRDPRAEFSAFSFAEGIHDIKDLHEGMKLPGIVTNVTKFGAFVDIGVHRDGLVHISQLADVFVRDPADVVAAGREVEVTVIGIDQKRGRINLSMKKNGTA; encoded by the coding sequence ATGACCTCCACGCATATCCAGACCATCTCCCATGAATTGTCGCTAAAACCGCAACATGTTAAAGCCGTGGCCGCACTCCTCGACGAAGGGGCGACGGTTCCTTTTATTTCCCGCTACCGCAAGGAAGCCACCGGCACCATGGATGAAGTCAAGGTCGCCGGGGTTCGCGACCGTTTGCTCGAATTGGCAGACTTCGACAAACGACGGGATGCCATTCTTGCATCACTCACAGAACGTGACCTCCTTACCGAAGCGTTACAGCACGCCATCACAACCGCTCAGGACAAAGCCCGACTTGAAGATATTTATCTGCCCTATCGCCCCAAACGGCGCACTCGGGCGGCCATGGCCAAAGAACGAGGACTTGAACCGTTGGCTCACACGCTGATGAGCCAACGAGGCTGTGATCCCCACGCCGAAGCCAAACGGTTTATCAATCCCCAAAAAGATGTCACGGACAGCGAAGCGGCTCTGGCTGGAGCGCGCGACATCATCGCCGAAAATATCAATGAAAATCCAAAGGCCCGGGCAGCCATGCGAACACTGTTCGTCAAACGGGGACGATTCACATCGTGCGTTGCCAAAGGACAGGAAGACGCTGGTGCGACCTATCGAGATTGGTTTGAATGGGACGAACCACTGGCGCGCATCCCCGGACACCGGGCGTTAGCCATGTTTCGAGGCGAAAATGAAAAGCACTTGAAACTTTCCCTTCGTCCACCGGAAGAAGAAGCCACGGGACTGCTGCATCGATCAATTGTGCGAGGCTCTGGAGCGGACTCCCGCGAAGTCGGAAAGGCTTTGGATGAGTGTTATAAACGACTCCTCGGCCCATCCATGGAGAATGAAGTCCGTGCCGAAGTCAAAAAACGGGCCGACGCAGAGGCCATTGGCGTTTTTTCCGCCAACCTTCGGGAACTTCTTTTGGCTGCCCCACTGGGACAAAAACGCGTGCTCGCCCTTGATCCCGGATTCCGAACCGGAGCGAAACTCACGGTGCTTGATGCCCAAGGTGCACTCAAGGAACACACGACCATTTTCCCCACCGGGTCAAAAAAACAACAGGACAACGCCAGACACACCCTGACGACGCTCTGTTCCCAATATGCCGTTGAAGCTATTGCCATTGGAAATGGAACTGCGGGCCGTGAAACCGAAAGTTTTGTCAATGAATTGCATCTCGACATTCCGGTGGCACTGGTCAATGAAGCAGGCGCATCCATCTATTCCGCTTCCGAAGTGGCCCGCCGGGAATTTCCCGATCTGGACCTGACCGTGCGCGGCTCGGTGTCCATCGGACGCCGCCTCATGGACCCATTGGCCGAACTGGTCAAAATCGATCCCAAATCCATCGGCGTGGGGCAATATCAGCACGACGTTGACCAAAAAGCCTTGAAAAAAGGACTTGATGACGTGGTTGAACGATGCGTGAACTCTGTGGGTGTTGATGTGAATACCGCAAGCCGGGAACTCCTCGCTTTCGTCTCCGGCCTTGGCCCGGTCCTGGCTGACAACATCATTGCCTATCGGGATGAACACGGCCCATTCACCACACGTCGCCAACTGCTCAAAGTCAAACGACTTGGCCCCAAGGCCTTTGAACAGGCTGCCGGATTCCTTCGCGTGACAGGCAAAGACCCTCTGGATGCCAGTGCGGTCCACCCTGAGCGATACGCGCTGGTCAAAAAGATGGCCAAGGACGCCAATTGCACGGTCAAAGACCTCATCACGGATGAAACGCGCAGAACAAGTATTGCCATTGAAAACTACGTGTCTCAAAACGTGGGACTGCCGACACTCCAGGATATCATGGCCGAACTGGCACGACCAGGACGGGACCCACGAGCCGAATTCAGTGCCTTTTCCTTTGCCGAAGGCATTCACGATATCAAAGACCTTCATGAAGGAATGAAGCTCCCAGGTATTGTGACCAACGTCACCAAATTCGGGGCATTCGTCGATATCGGCGTTCATCGGGACGGTCTGGTTCATATCAGCCAATTGGCGGACGTCTTTGTCCGCGATCCTGCCGACGTGGTTGCCGCAGGACGTGAAGTCGAAGTGACGGTTATCGGTATCGACCAAAAACGGGGCCGAATAAATTTGAGCATGAAAAAAAACGGAACCGCCTAA